The following DNA comes from Carassius auratus strain Wakin chromosome 46, ASM336829v1, whole genome shotgun sequence.
TCAGAAAAAGCAAAGACTACAGAGTGAACATTTGGCCAGACTAGGGCTGTcaattatttacagtacatttattatgCATCCAAAACCATTTATTGACACTGAACTTGAGATGAACTGAACTTTTAAGATCATGTGCACAAATACTgtcattttaatgaatattttaaatattttttgcccACTTTAAATGTCACAAGTCCACTTTCCAATTttaatttgtgtgtatgtgtaaagacctctaacactagcttgctctattcttttttctattctatctgttttctttatattatatcatttaaaatcccatgctctgtgtactgtgttaacctaactgaaacttgttatagctcatatatcattgctctttctgttgtttttgattgcttccactgtcctcatctgtaagtggcttgggataaaagcgtctgctaaatgaataaatgtaaatgtaatttgccTGGAATCTACAGTGTACAATGATAACATTATCTCAAATACTCATgattacataaaataatcataatcatgcgATTATGTAAAGACAACAACAAGCCTGGGTCAGGCTGATTAGTCTTTGGGCTTTTTGATCTGATAACGTCACATGCGTGGCCCATTAACAGATGTTAGCTCTCCAATTCTTTCAAAATGATTCCTATCAGCAGCCTTATAAATGTGTGAATATCAGCAGTTATGTTCATATCTTTTATCATAGACCTACATCTGCCATTCtaatagtaaagaaaataaagcagtttgaaaaGAAAACATGAAGCTCAGTAGCAGCACTAGAGGGAATTTGATGGGCTCAGACTCACCATTGGTAGTCTGGATTGGAGCATGTGGAGGTCTTCATAGCCATAAATCTGCTGTATGACACAAACAAGAACTTTCAGCATTTTACAGGCTATACATTTTACGGAAATCAATGAAGTATTTCAATATTCACAGATTTAATGCTTGTACTGGGTCACATAATGaaagtctctctcacacacacacacacaataacacaccACTACAGAAGAGGACTGAAAACTGATTTAAGAGGAGGACGGTTCTTACCGGATAGGCAGGCAGCAGACCTCCAGGTCCCATGATGTACTGGTTAGGCAGCAGTGGAGGAACCCCCTGAGAGAGATTAGGAGGAGCTTTACCTGCACACAGACAGCAAAGAGATTTTGGAGAATGAAGAATAGCAGATCACCCAACTCCAATGGATGCTGGAGCTGATGATTAGAATTGAAGCAAATATGAAAACTactgttttttaaatacagtacatgCTTGCACCATGAAGTCACTGTGACAGAATCATTACAGAATTATGCACATTTGTTTGCAAAGGTCTATATGTTTGCTGAATACAATCGCAGTACCATTTTAGCATCCTGGTAACCAAGCCTCAAAATACTAGTGACCcacaatattttttaaactgtTGTACTAATACTACGgttttacacaaaattaaaatacacgTAATGTAAAAGTACTTTAGCTAGTCACTATTACATCAAAGCTTTACTTCAAATCATATGTATGCAAAAAACTTTTAAGTGTTGGGCAAGGGCCGGAGGAGTAATTGCAAATGAGCAACACCTGCGccactcactggtctcgagtcccacggaggagctccggaaggataaagGGAGGAGttatgacagtgaaggacgagagaggaccaggcctgggttttattttgtgtttttgtttgtgcgaggcagtcgtccgtgaggagCTGTcgctctgttttgtgtttatttaattattaaagtttgatttaaatgttcgccggttcccgcctcctccttgcCATGACtatgaatatttttacattaCGTTACGTTatagatgtattaaattgatcaaaagacacAGTAATGTTTTGAATGCTGCTCTatttactaaaaagaaaaaagtaaaaaaaaaatatatcagtttacaaaaaaaagcaGCCATTTCCAACATTAATATTAAACGTTTCATAAGCACTcagcacagaaataaattacattttcaaattagaATATTACACAATGTAACTTgtttacagcatttttgatataaaaagaaatgcagccttgttgagcataagactctaacattttaatagtagtgtatatattagggctgtccctttttattcaatattcgaatatgcattcgaacatgacatgaaatatccgtaatcgaactaaaaataaaatatccggtttttaaaatgccatgtgtagcgcattttttacagtctatgattaaaccgttttttttattttattctttgccatcttatccagtagagggcactctagaCGTATTGTAGCGTACGCCCCTGACCAAATCAAGCGAATAATAGCTAGTAGCCAGGCACGTCTGTGCGCTCCGAACATGTGTTCCCCACTGCAgggaacattgtaaataaaaaaagacctgCACTTAATCCAGATAAGTTGATAGACTgttgtttcttgcaaacaatattaagaaatgaattagTCTAGGCTATATGCTATATGTCACATTATTGTTTGTGCCTGTTCTGAatcgtttttcttttcttttttcatttagccTATTTTTGTGGGATATGCATAGTGGCACTTCTTCATATAAATTGATATTTGAAGTTGATAACCTGCTGTTTCAAACATTAAGTATCCATCAACAGTCACGTAGATATtcgaatatatttgaaaaatattgcaTGCTATTCGATATCCGTTCGAattagatttattcaaaagtgacagccctagtatatgtatatataaatcataaagcaTTATTACAAATTTGATTTTCGCTAgctttaaaaaatgaatgaattaggAATTAAAATCATAGCCGAACACCCACACTCTAATCGTACTAACCATAAGGAAACATATCTAAATGATATGAAGGGTTTCAGAATACTTCATGGTAACTTGATATTCGTTTAGGATTAAAATTATGTGACGACACTGATGCGTGGCCTCTCTCACCGCTGGAGGAAGACAGTAGCTGGGCAGTCCGGACACCGGAAGGTGTGCTACCGTTGATGATGTGACCCAAAACTCCAGACCCGTGAAGACTGTTGCTGCCACTCGCAGAGCTGTTAACACTGCTGCTGGGCAGAACGGACACAGGCGGCGAGGAAAATGCCATTGATGAGGGGGCGAGAGAGTTCACGCTGTCCACACTGGTATACTGAGGACAAATACAAATGGAAGTGGTGAATacaagtgtgtgcatgtgtttgtgtccgtgtgtgtgtgtgtatcctacAGAACTCACTGTAAGTGAAGATGTGGTACAAAGTGCTGACACAGAGGAATGGCCACTGCTCACATGACTACAGGAAAAACAGGCAGAGTCACAGACACAAGTAGCCCACATAACGTTTTTGAGGAAAGAACTGTTCAAAGAAAAGTTACAAATAAGCATCTCGCTCACCTGCTTAGGGGAGGTAAGCTGGCCGAGGACAGCTCAGATGCCAGGCTGGGCAACGCAGAGCTGTGTGATGTAACAGAAGGGGGCAACAGTGAGGATGGGGCAGAAGAGGCAACATTTGTGCTGCTGCCCAGAGAGGGAGACTCCTGTTTTGGAGTGGAGGAACTCGATGTGGCTGATGAAGAAGGCATAAATGTCATAGGTTTCAAAAATAAAGAGCaaaaaatacatctttaaatgtacagtataccTCACAGAAAGAAAGGTAGAACTGAGGAGTTTGACTTACTGTCTAAAGCAGCAGAGGTCCTTACACCATTGAAACCGTTCTGTTAGAAATGGAAACAAAGTGTACTGAATCAATATAGGCAGCATAAACTCCTTTATTGGCACTGTGCACTAATGAAATCAATCCATGGAACAACTAGAGAGCACCTACACAACTGCtcaaaaattgttttataaaaaaagacttgagctcacaaagactgcatttacttgatcaaacatacagtaatattgtgacattatGACAAATTTAgaactgatttctattttaatatattttagaatgtacaaATCTGAGTTTTCagaagtcattactccagtcttctgtgtcacatgatccttcaaaaatcattgtgATATGCTGACTTGGttctcaaaaaatgtatttcttattaacaatgttgaaaacagttgtgcggattatttttttgcataatgtttttgtagaaaatgtgaaaagaacaggatttatttgaaacagaaatcttctgtaatattataaatgtctttactatcataattgaatgcatccttgctgaatgaacgtattcatttaattaaaaaaaatcatttagaaCCCCAAACCTTTCCTCAACAGTGTAAATTATGAAATTCCTGGTTGATGTAACCCTTTAACTGAGAATTCAACTTTACATTTTCACGGCTCTGTAGTTATAAAACATCTAAATCTACAGTTTCTCTGTCCGGTACTCACAGTCACAGGCCCAGAAGGCTCCTTGCTCTGAGAGAAGGTCAGTCTTGAGTGAGGAGCCACACCGCAGTCAAAGCTGTTACCCGCTGATGATGcagcagaggaggaagaggaggatgaagaggacgAGGGGCCCACGGCCAAGCTGGGAGTGGTGTGGGAGGGGGCGAGACTGGGGAGAGGTACTGAAGGAGAGGGGTAGATGCTGTCAGAAGAGGCCAGAGGCAGCAGCAAAGGGACCGGACTAGTCAGAGATTCACTGCAGGGGAGATCATGGGAAATGTATTAGCATGCAGACTGGAGATTACTTTATAGCTGAAGAGAGAACGTTTGATTTAGAAAAATTATCAATACATGAAGAACGCTGCTCAAGGAAAAAGCACTTAAATACAATTTAGACATTTTGTCCTCAACCTGATTGGTTTAGAGTAGAGGCTGCTCTGTGACTGAGGAACCACCACAGCCTCCCTTAAAGGTTCACTGCTGCAGTTCTCCGACTGGCCAAAGTCCGGCAGGGCAGATTCTGAACCGAAGTCCAGGGCTCCAAACTGCACATTTAGACCGGACACATCTGCTGAGCCAGGCATCTCTACAGCAGATGCGGGAATCTGGATGTGTACAAATACACGCATATAAAAGAAGGCAGCATATACTGACAAAACATCAATGGAAACAATAAAAGCGTATTTCTGTAACAATTACAGGGTTTACACACTATCACTCTAAAGTTCGAGTCAGTTAGTTTCATATAAGATGATTTCAATATTTTGTGCTCCTgactttaattaacattaatgcaAGCAGAAAacataatgacaataaaacataaatggACTCCAGAGcaattcattcatgcatttttttaatatgctCTCCTCACTATTCAAAATTGGGTTGCGAAGGCCATTTCATTTATGTTTATCTACAAACTGTAGTTAGTAATAGAGAGTTCATGACCTTCtcagttatttttgtattctCTAGTCACCTTGGAAGTAGGAGGCATCCGTCGCTTTTGAGTTTTTATCTGCCGCTGCTGCTGAGTGCTGCTGCCCTGAGATTCGGCTGCCTGTGAGGGGGCCATCAAGGGCCCATCACGATGCTGAGAAGATTCAGGTGCTTTCGGAAAGGCTTCCAGTGTGCCCGGGGCGGGTGAAGAAGTGCTCAGGGAGGGAGGGCTGGGTTGCCTGCCTAAGGGCCCCGTGTGAGTCAGGGAGCCCTGCTGTCGCTGGGCGAGTTGGCTTAGCACCAAAGATGGCTCTGGCTGCATCTGAAACTCCCCTACAGTGCAGAAAATTAAGGAAAGTCATATTGACATCAAGTCGTGTttgactaaattaataaatggatgCAGTATGAAGAAGTTCAAAGAAATTAACTTTATCAATTGTTTTAAAAGATGCTTGAATATGTTATTTGTGTAGAAACATGCAAAGCCACGTGTTTGTTTTTCCGGGTCAGTAAAGCAACTGTAACACTCACGACTGAATTGGGAGGGGAGTGAAGTGGAGCTCTGTGTTCCAGGAGGTTTGATAtcccaggaggaggaggggacAGACATCCCCGTCCCCACCAGCCCCCCTACAGGGGTGCAGTTGGTCCCTGTGCTGGAGGGCTGAGAGGTAAGCTGCCCAAGACCAGGCCCCTTCAGCTGTTCCAGTATTTGCTGCCCGGCCGTCTGCCCGAGTTTTGGACCACCCAGCTCTCCAAAACCAGAACCCAAAACAGAGGACTGGAAAAAGACACGAAGGACAGGTGCCATGAGGAAGCCCATTCAGATTTCACCTAGCCAGCTCTAGTGCTTTTGTACAATATACCACAATACACCTAGTCGTAAAATAACTAGAAGCAAAACtgttaaaaaagataaaagttGTAGAATATGTGATTGAAGCACCCTTAACATAGGTACACTAGTTACTGCCATTCATCCTCTAGGAAAACAGTTTTCTAAATGCAATAAATCAGGCCTATGGATTGTCTCACTAGGGTGGCGTGCGTGTAGCTGTTGGAACTGGCAGAAGTGCCTCCGTTGCGAGCAGGCTGGTGGTGGGAGTTTGTAAAAACCAGACTGTGGCCAAGCCCCTGAGAGGAGCCCACAGCCTTAAGACCCCCCACCTCCTCTCGATCCACAGGCTTCTGCAGCAGAGTCGATAGGTCCAGACTACAATGAATTACACAAAACAGTCAGcgaaaaaaacacataagcaattTGCAATTGCTGTAATGGTTAAAAACCCCAGTTTTGACTTTATTACCTTTGGCCAGGTGTGATGTGGTTCTCAGTTGGAGGTGCACAAGAGGAAGTGAACACTTTGGTCTCAGAGAGCTTTGGAGAATAAAAAGGGACggttagtacttttatttttgtagcaaaaaaacttaaatattatatatgactACAGTCTACAAATATAAGAAGAGATGTTATGAAAGAgatattataaaatgatataagcgatacattaatattatatagaaatagcaatatataacaataatttaaattatattataacatttctaTTGTAATAGCTGTAATTTGTATACTTAAAATACTAAGGCTTATGAATTTCAAGCTCTGGAAATCCCATGGTGCACAGGAAGTTAATTATAGAGCCTGACTCACACTCACAtcttcactccagtcttcagctgcCCACTCGTCCAAAGTGTTCTGCCATGCCACTGAACAGAAcatgtcagagagaaagagagatgagagTGGGGCTAAAGATTTAGAAATGTGTTCTGTGCAATAGAGGTCTCTTACCTGTCCCATCTGTAGTATCGTTGGCCCCCGTTTCCCAGACATCAGCGTGTGAATTTGACTTCCCGCTGTCTGTGGTGTAGTCTGCAGGGTTAAAGATCCTGCAGAAGGATACACGGAGAGTGAGACAGGGTCTCGGGTGGCTGCAGTATGATAATGAGTATTATTTTAGGTTAAAATATCATCAGCGGTGATAGTCACCCCATCCCCTGTGCGGTAAACCTGCTGATAACTGGAGCCCGACCTCTGCCTCTTCCTCCAGAcactgtgaaaaaacaacaactcataaACACTAGGGGAGGAGTCAGGATGGTCAAACATCCTAAATGTCCAACAGCTAGATTCCACTTTAAAAAGGGAGATGCAGCTTCTCACAAAAGATTTTAATGCACTTAATGTACTTTTTGTGAATTTAATTCTGTGAAATTCATCCCCTTTAATGCACCACTGCTACAGAAATCAAAGCACCGCTTACAATCTTTTAAATCAATTGCTATGAGCAATATGGAGGATATGAGTCTAATATTTCCCTAAAACTGAAAACTCAGAGGGTACAAATGACAGAGTAGATGTAGTATGTGCGAGCTCACCTCTCCCTCTTCCCCTGCGGCCACGGT
Coding sequences within:
- the LOC113063914 gene encoding ubiquitin-associated protein 2-like isoform X1, translating into MMTSVGVERAQGTRDKVLPTTTQTTQPQKQLQATAEQIRLAQMIYDKNDADFEDKVKQLMEVTGKNQDDCMVALHDCNEDVNRAINFLLEGTSDATSWETVGKKKSIGKDSTSTVSKENKENREKKERESSKGRGGASRRGRGTSRNRPARTEENGVDPAAVERGADRGRRGRGRVSGGRGRGRAPVISRFTAQGMGIFNPADYTTDSGKSNSHADVWETGANDTTDGTVAWQNTLDEWAAEDWSEDVSLSETKVFTSSCAPPTENHITPGQSLDLSTLLQKPVDREEVGGLKAVGSSQGLGHSLVFTNSHHQPARNGGTSASSNSYTHATLSSVLGSGFGELGGPKLGQTAGQQILEQLKGPGLGQLTSQPSSTGTNCTPVGGLVGTGMSVPSSSWDIKPPGTQSSTSLPSQFSREFQMQPEPSLVLSQLAQRQQGSLTHTGPLGRQPSPPSLSTSSPAPGTLEAFPKAPESSQHRDGPLMAPSQAAESQGSSTQQQRQIKTQKRRMPPTSKIPASAVEMPGSADVSGLNVQFGALDFGSESALPDFGQSENCSSEPLREAVVVPQSQSSLYSKPISESLTSPVPLLLPLASSDSIYPSPSVPLPSLAPSHTTPSLAVGPSSSSSSSSSSAASSAGNSFDCGVAPHSRLTFSQSKEPSGPVTNGFNGVRTSAALDTTSSSSTPKQESPSLGSSTNVASSAPSSLLPPSVTSHSSALPSLASELSSASLPPLSSHVSSGHSSVSALCTTSSLTYTSVDSVNSLAPSSMAFSSPPVSVLPSSSVNSSASGSNSLHGSGVLGHIINGSTPSGVRTAQLLSSSSGKAPPNLSQGVPPLLPNQYIMGPGGLLPAYPQIYGYEDLHMLQSRLPMDYYGITFPGPTAMLSGRDGSLASNPYSGDVTKFSRGDSNSPAPSTSLSAAHAPQTAQPPQAQSQGQNQPQPQGHHNTQQTFLNPALPPGYSYTGLPYYPGVPGVPSAFQYGPTMFMPPASAKQHGMGLSNPTTPFQQPSGYGQHAFSSGYDDLTQGPAGTEYSKGYSNSSQTQAKSAASGPGKGVSVNSSNSGVPDISGTVYNKTQPFDKQGFHAGTPPPFNLPSALGGTGPLTPGAATGYAPQFLHILPAHQQPHSQLLHHHLTQDGQGGPSQRSQSSTMQQKTQVNKSNYGSSPYWGN
- the LOC113063914 gene encoding ubiquitin-associated protein 2-like isoform X3; amino-acid sequence: MMTSVGVERAQGTRDKVLPTTTQTTQPQKQLQATAEQIRLAQMIYDKNDADFEDKVKQLMEVTGKNQDDCMVALHDCNEDVNRAINFLLEGTSDATSWETVGKKKSIGKDSTSTVSKENKENREKKERESSKGRGGASRRGRGTSRNRPARTEENGVDPAAVERGADRGRRGRGRVSGGRGRGRAPVISRIFNPADYTTDSGKSNSHADVWETGANDTTDGTVAWQNTLDEWAAEDWSEDVSLSETKVFTSSCAPPTENHITPGQSLDLSTLLQKPVDREEVGGLKAVGSSQGLGHSLVFTNSHHQPARNGGTSASSNSYTHATLSSVLGSGFGELGGPKLGQTAGQQILEQLKGPGLGQLTSQPSSTGTNCTPVGGLVGTGMSVPSSSWDIKPPGTQSSTSLPSQFSREFQMQPEPSLVLSQLAQRQQGSLTHTGPLGRQPSPPSLSTSSPAPGTLEAFPKAPESSQHRDGPLMAPSQAAESQGSSTQQQRQIKTQKRRMPPTSKIPASAVEMPGSADVSGLNVQFGALDFGSESALPDFGQSENCSSEPLREAVVVPQSQSSLYSKPISESLTSPVPLLLPLASSDSIYPSPSVPLPSLAPSHTTPSLAVGPSSSSSSSSSSAASSAGNSFDCGVAPHSRLTFSQSKEPSGPVTNGFNGVRTSAALDTTSSSSTPKQESPSLGSSTNVASSAPSSLLPPSVTSHSSALPSLASELSSASLPPLSSHVSSGHSSVSALCTTSSLTYTSVDSVNSLAPSSMAFSSPPVSVLPSSSVNSSASGSNSLHGSGVLGHIINGSTPSGVRTAQLLSSSSGKAPPNLSQGVPPLLPNQYIMGPGGLLPAYPQIYGYEDLHMLQSRLPMDYYGITFPGPTAMLSGRDGSLASNPYSGDVTKFSRGDSNSPAPSTSLSAAHAPQTAQPPQAQSQGQNQPQPQGHHNTQQTFLNPALPPGYSYTGLPYYPGVPGVPSAFQYGPTMFMPPASAKQHGMGLSNPTTPFQQPSGYGQHAFSSGYDDLTQGPAGTEYSKGYSNSSQTQAKSAASGPGKGVSVNSSNSGVPDISGTVYNKTQPFDKQGFHAGTPPPFNLPSALGGTGPLTPGAATGYAPQFLHILPAHQQPHSQLLHHHLTQDGQGGPSQRSQSSTMQQKTQVNKSNYGSSPYWGN
- the LOC113063914 gene encoding ubiquitin-associated protein 2-like isoform X2 — protein: MMTSVGVERAQGTRDKVLPTTTQTTQPQKQLQATAEQIRLAQMIYDKNDADFEDKVKQLMEVTGKNQDDCMVALHDCNEDVNRAINFLLEGTSDATSWETVGKKKSIGKDSTSTVSKENKENREKKERESSKGRGGASRRGRGTSRNRPARTEENGVDPAAVERGADRGRRGRGRVSGGRGRGRAPVISRFTAQGMGIFNPADYTTDSGKSNSHADVWETGANDTTDGTVAWQNTLDEWAAEDWSEDLSETKVFTSSCAPPTENHITPGQSLDLSTLLQKPVDREEVGGLKAVGSSQGLGHSLVFTNSHHQPARNGGTSASSNSYTHATLSSVLGSGFGELGGPKLGQTAGQQILEQLKGPGLGQLTSQPSSTGTNCTPVGGLVGTGMSVPSSSWDIKPPGTQSSTSLPSQFSREFQMQPEPSLVLSQLAQRQQGSLTHTGPLGRQPSPPSLSTSSPAPGTLEAFPKAPESSQHRDGPLMAPSQAAESQGSSTQQQRQIKTQKRRMPPTSKIPASAVEMPGSADVSGLNVQFGALDFGSESALPDFGQSENCSSEPLREAVVVPQSQSSLYSKPISESLTSPVPLLLPLASSDSIYPSPSVPLPSLAPSHTTPSLAVGPSSSSSSSSSSAASSAGNSFDCGVAPHSRLTFSQSKEPSGPVTNGFNGVRTSAALDTTSSSSTPKQESPSLGSSTNVASSAPSSLLPPSVTSHSSALPSLASELSSASLPPLSSHVSSGHSSVSALCTTSSLTYTSVDSVNSLAPSSMAFSSPPVSVLPSSSVNSSASGSNSLHGSGVLGHIINGSTPSGVRTAQLLSSSSGKAPPNLSQGVPPLLPNQYIMGPGGLLPAYPQIYGYEDLHMLQSRLPMDYYGITFPGPTAMLSGRDGSLASNPYSGDVTKFSRGDSNSPAPSTSLSAAHAPQTAQPPQAQSQGQNQPQPQGHHNTQQTFLNPALPPGYSYTGLPYYPGVPGVPSAFQYGPTMFMPPASAKQHGMGLSNPTTPFQQPSGYGQHAFSSGYDDLTQGPAGTEYSKGYSNSSQTQAKSAASGPGKGVSVNSSNSGVPDISGTVYNKTQPFDKQGFHAGTPPPFNLPSALGGTGPLTPGAATGYAPQFLHILPAHQQPHSQLLHHHLTQDGQGGPSQRSQSSTMQQKTQVNKSNYGSSPYWGN